The sequence below is a genomic window from Oceanivirga salmonicida.
AGGAATTAAGAAATATAAAAGGAATAAATCAAGAAGAAATGGGGAGTTTAGTAGGTGTAAGTAGGCAAACAATAAGTTTAATTGAAAGAGGGGATTATAATCCATCTATAATAGTTTGTTTAAAACTTGCAAATGTATTAGAAGTTAGTGTAGAAGAAATATTTTGGTATGAGGGAGAATAAGATGAGTAAAGATATAAAGATTTTTATAAAATTAATATTAATTATGTTTGTAAGTGGACTAACTGGATTTTTTTCATCAAAAATTAATATAATAGATTTAGTTCTTAGAATTGAAGATACAATTATAACAAGTTCTATAATGATTTTTTATTCATTAATTTTAAGTGGAATATTTATAAGCATAATATTGTATTTTATAGGTAAAAAAAGATTGATAAAATCAATTGAAAGCGATGATTTAGATGAAAAATATTTGTATTTAGGTTTAACATTAATTCATTGTACTTACTTGCTATTACTTGGCCTATTTCTTATTAGTATTTATAGTATAAAAAATTACAATTTTAATAATGTAAGATTATTACATATGTTCCCAGTTTTAGCAGTTATAATACTTGTAATGTTAAATCATTTATATATCAAATTTATTAAATCATATAATAAAGGAAAAAAAGGTG
It includes:
- a CDS encoding helix-turn-helix transcriptional regulator translates to MSLCNKLKELRNIKGINQEEMGSLVGVSRQTISLIERGDYNPSIIVCLKLANVLEVSVEEIFWYEGE
- a CDS encoding DUF3169 family protein, coding for MSKDIKIFIKLILIMFVSGLTGFFSSKINIIDLVLRIEDTIITSSIMIFYSLILSGIFISIILYFIGKKRLIKSIESDDLDEKYLYLGLTLIHCTYLLLLGLFLISIYSIKNYNFNNVRLLHMFPVLAVIILVMLNHLYIKFIKSYNKGKKGEVTDFTFITKWVNSCDEREQQEMYKAGFKTYVLTQNMLIISLVLIGLHTFVTKRGVFSIFILMLILIIENIYYYILTNKK